A window of the Serratia sarumanii genome harbors these coding sequences:
- the chaA gene encoding sodium-potassium/proton antiporter ChaA, with translation MKSQHDPGRSTKSRHTEYSLIFPIAALVVLNLWSSTANFPLIVGINILALVGILSSAFSVVRHADVLAHRLGEPYGSLILSLSVVILEVSLISALMATGDAAPALMRDTLYSIIMIVSAGLVGFALLLGGRKFATQYVNLGGIKQYLMAIFPLAVIVLVFPSALPGGNFSTGQALLVALISAAMYGVFLVIQTKTHQSLFVYEHEDDDGDPHHGKPSSHSSAWHAAWLIVHLIAVIAVTKFNANPLEGLLTKMNAPAQFTGFLVALLILSPEGLGALRAVLNNQVQRAMNLFFGSVLATISLTVPAVTIIATLTGQTLIFGLQTPHIVVMLTVLLLCQLSFSTGRTNVLNGTAHLALFAAYMMTIFA, from the coding sequence ATGAAGTCGCAACACGATCCTGGCCGATCCACCAAATCTCGCCACACCGAATACTCGCTGATCTTCCCCATCGCCGCGCTGGTGGTGTTGAACCTGTGGAGCAGCACCGCTAACTTTCCGCTGATCGTCGGCATCAATATTCTCGCGCTGGTGGGGATCCTCAGCAGCGCCTTCAGCGTGGTGCGCCACGCCGACGTGCTGGCTCACCGGTTGGGCGAACCCTACGGCTCGCTGATCCTCAGCCTGTCGGTGGTGATCCTCGAGGTCAGCCTGATCTCGGCGCTGATGGCCACCGGCGACGCCGCGCCGGCGCTGATGCGCGACACGCTGTACTCCATCATCATGATCGTTTCCGCCGGCCTGGTCGGCTTCGCGCTGCTGCTCGGCGGGCGCAAATTCGCCACCCAGTACGTCAATCTGGGCGGCATCAAACAGTACCTGATGGCGATTTTCCCGCTGGCGGTGATTGTGCTGGTATTCCCGAGCGCGCTGCCGGGCGGCAACTTCAGCACCGGGCAAGCGCTGTTGGTAGCGCTGATCTCCGCCGCCATGTATGGCGTGTTCCTGGTGATCCAGACCAAAACCCACCAGAGCCTGTTCGTGTACGAGCATGAAGACGACGACGGCGACCCGCATCACGGCAAGCCTTCTTCCCACAGCAGCGCCTGGCATGCCGCCTGGCTCATCGTGCACCTGATCGCGGTTATCGCCGTCACCAAGTTCAACGCCAATCCGCTGGAAGGTCTGTTGACCAAAATGAACGCGCCGGCGCAGTTCACCGGTTTCCTGGTGGCGCTGCTGATCCTGTCGCCTGAAGGGCTGGGCGCGCTGCGCGCCGTGTTGAACAATCAGGTGCAACGCGCCATGAACCTGTTCTTCGGCTCGGTGCTGGCGACCATCTCCCTGACCGTGCCGGCGGTCACCATCATCGCCACCCTGACCGGGCAGACGCTGATCTTCGGCCTGCAAACGCCGCATATCGTGGTGATGCTGACGGTGTTGCTGCTGTGCCAGCTGTCGTTCTCGACCGGCCGCACCAACGTGCTGAACGGCACCGCCCACCTGGCGCTGTTCGCCGCCTACATGATGACTATCTTCGCCTGA
- the lpxO gene encoding lipid A hydroxylase LpxO, which translates to MKYIVLILLILCVVYVHYRGRVRYNVWRQLSDHSTFTAPLNVFMYLFSRVPTTPYLKPEQFPELAVLRDNWETIRDEGQKLMEIQQIKASDQFNDAGFNSFFKTGWKRFYLKWYEDSHPSAMTLCPQTTELLRSLPSVKAAMFAELPDGSRLPRHRDPYAGSLRYHLGLITPNDDRCFIEVDGERYSWRDGEGVMFDETYLHYAENQSGQNRLILFCDIERPMRYRWAQAVNHWLGRNLMSAATAPNEEGDRTGGVNKMFKYIYAIRRVGKRLKAWNRTGYYIIKWILFGGIAAAIFFSV; encoded by the coding sequence ATGAAATACATCGTTCTGATTTTGCTTATTTTATGCGTCGTCTATGTGCATTACCGCGGACGGGTACGCTACAACGTGTGGCGGCAGCTGTCTGACCATTCCACCTTTACCGCACCATTGAACGTCTTCATGTATCTGTTTTCCCGCGTGCCGACCACGCCGTACCTGAAGCCGGAGCAGTTTCCTGAGCTGGCGGTGTTGAGAGATAACTGGGAAACCATCCGCGACGAAGGACAGAAGCTGATGGAGATCCAGCAGATCAAGGCGTCCGATCAATTCAACGACGCCGGTTTCAACTCGTTTTTCAAGACCGGTTGGAAGCGCTTTTATCTGAAATGGTATGAAGACAGCCATCCTTCGGCCATGACCCTGTGCCCGCAGACCACGGAACTGCTGCGCAGCCTGCCTTCGGTCAAGGCGGCGATGTTCGCCGAACTGCCGGACGGCAGCCGTTTGCCGCGCCACCGCGACCCTTACGCCGGTTCGCTGCGTTATCACCTGGGGCTGATTACCCCCAACGATGACCGCTGCTTCATTGAGGTGGACGGCGAGCGCTACAGCTGGCGCGACGGGGAAGGCGTGATGTTCGATGAAACCTATCTGCACTACGCGGAAAACCAGAGCGGGCAGAACCGTCTGATCCTGTTCTGCGACATCGAACGGCCGATGCGCTACCGCTGGGCGCAGGCGGTGAACCACTGGCTGGGGCGCAATCTGATGAGCGCCGCCACCGCGCCGAATGAAGAGGGCGATCGCACCGGCGGCGTCAACAAGATGTTCAAATACATCTATGCGATACGCCGGGTGGGGAAACGCCTGAAGGCCTGGAATCGCACCGGTTACTACATCATCAAGTGGATTTTGTTCGGGGGGATCGCCGCGGCGATATTCTTCTCGGTATAA
- the phoH gene encoding phosphate starvation-inducible protein PhoH, translating to MGRQKAVIKARREAKRVIRRDARSHRQLEEESVTSLVQMGGVESIGMARDKRDSSPIEARTEAQGHYLSAIENKQLIFATGEAGCGKTFISAAKAAEALIHKEVDRIIVTRPVLQADEDLGFLPGDISEKFAPYFRPVYDILVRRLGSSFMQYCLRPEIGKVEIAPFAYMRGRTFENAVVILDEAQNVTASQMKMFLTRLGENVTVIVNGDVTQCDLPRGVKSGLSDALERFEEDEMIGVIRFEKQDCVRSALCQRTLNAYS from the coding sequence ATGGGTAGACAGAAAGCAGTGATCAAAGCACGTCGTGAAGCGAAACGCGTTATTCGTCGTGACGCTCGTAGTCATCGCCAGCTGGAAGAAGAGTCTGTGACCTCGCTGGTGCAAATGGGGGGAGTCGAGTCTATCGGCATGGCGCGAGACAAGCGCGATAGCTCACCCATCGAGGCTAGAACCGAAGCTCAGGGTCATTACTTATCAGCCATAGAGAATAAGCAGCTGATCTTCGCCACCGGCGAAGCCGGCTGTGGCAAAACATTCATCAGCGCCGCCAAGGCGGCGGAGGCGCTGATTCATAAAGAGGTGGATCGGATTATCGTTACCCGTCCTGTTTTGCAGGCGGATGAAGACCTCGGTTTCTTGCCGGGGGATATCTCCGAGAAGTTCGCGCCTTATTTCCGCCCGGTGTATGACATTCTGGTACGTCGTTTAGGATCTTCCTTTATGCAGTACTGCCTGCGCCCGGAAATCGGCAAGGTAGAGATTGCGCCGTTCGCTTATATGCGCGGGCGCACCTTCGAAAATGCGGTCGTTATCCTGGATGAAGCCCAGAACGTGACCGCCAGCCAAATGAAAATGTTCCTGACCCGCCTGGGAGAAAACGTGACGGTTATCGTTAACGGCGACGTGACCCAGTGCGACTTGCCGCGCGGCGTGAAATCCGGCCTCAGCGATGCCCTGGAGCGCTTCGAAGAGGACGAGATGATCGGCGTTATCCGCTTTGAAAAACAGGACTGCGTGCGTTCCGCTTTGTGCCAGCGCACGCTCAACGCTTACAGTTAA
- the efeB gene encoding iron uptake transporter deferrochelatase/peroxidase subunit yields MSNKAGLNNGPHPQSQGAASPSRRRLLQGLGLGALALGGSRLAQAAGNAAEPLATPQDERWQKQPFYGRHQAGVLTPQQAAMMLVAFDVLATSKADLERLFRLLTDRIAFLTHGGKAPEVDAKLPPLDSGIMGPEIYPDNLTITVSVGASLFDERFGLQAQKPLRLQKMTRFPNDALDAALCHGDLLLQICANTNETALHALRDIIKHSPDLLSVRWKREGFISAHAARSKGKETPINLLGFKDGTANPKTDDTPLMDKVVWVGDGAGEPAWTAGGSYQAARIIRFRVEFWDRTPLQEQETIFGREKYSGAPLGMKHEHDEPNYANDPDGKVIPMDAHIRLANPRTPESQSNLMLRRGYSYSLGVSNAGQLEMGLLFVCYQADLEKGFLTVQKRLNGEALEEYIKPIGGGYFFVLPGVKEGGDYLASGLLKA; encoded by the coding sequence ATGAGCAACAAGGCAGGCCTGAACAACGGGCCGCATCCGCAATCGCAGGGGGCGGCCTCGCCTTCGCGGCGCCGTTTGCTGCAAGGGCTGGGGCTGGGCGCACTGGCGCTGGGCGGCAGCCGCCTGGCGCAGGCGGCGGGCAACGCGGCGGAGCCGTTGGCGACGCCGCAGGATGAGCGTTGGCAGAAACAGCCGTTTTATGGTCGCCATCAGGCTGGGGTGCTGACGCCGCAACAGGCGGCGATGATGCTGGTGGCGTTCGACGTGCTGGCGACCAGCAAAGCGGATCTGGAGCGTCTGTTCCGGCTGCTGACCGATCGCATCGCGTTCCTGACCCACGGCGGCAAGGCGCCGGAAGTGGATGCCAAGCTGCCGCCGCTCGATTCGGGCATCATGGGGCCGGAGATTTACCCGGACAACCTGACCATCACCGTTTCGGTCGGCGCATCGCTGTTTGACGAACGCTTTGGCCTGCAGGCGCAAAAACCGCTGCGGTTGCAGAAGATGACGCGCTTCCCCAACGATGCGCTGGACGCCGCGCTGTGCCACGGCGACCTGCTGCTGCAGATCTGCGCCAACACCAATGAAACCGCTCTCCACGCGCTGCGCGATATCATCAAGCATTCGCCGGATCTGCTCAGCGTGCGCTGGAAGCGGGAAGGGTTCATCTCGGCGCATGCGGCGCGCAGCAAAGGCAAAGAAACGCCGATTAACCTGCTGGGCTTCAAAGACGGCACCGCCAACCCGAAAACCGACGACACACCGCTGATGGATAAGGTGGTGTGGGTTGGCGACGGCGCCGGCGAGCCGGCGTGGACGGCGGGCGGCAGCTACCAGGCGGCGCGCATTATTCGCTTCCGCGTGGAGTTTTGGGATCGCACGCCGCTGCAGGAGCAGGAAACCATCTTTGGCCGCGAAAAGTACAGCGGCGCGCCGCTCGGTATGAAGCATGAACATGACGAGCCGAACTACGCGAACGATCCCGACGGCAAGGTGATACCGATGGATGCGCACATTCGGTTGGCGAACCCCCGCACGCCGGAAAGCCAAAGCAACCTGATGCTGCGGCGCGGCTACAGCTATTCCCTTGGCGTCTCGAATGCCGGGCAGCTGGAAATGGGGCTGCTGTTCGTCTGCTACCAGGCCGATCTGGAAAAAGGATTCCTGACGGTGCAAAAAAGGCTCAACGGCGAAGCGCTGGAGGAATACATCAAGCCGATCGGCGGCGGGTATTTCTTCGTATTGCCGGGCGTGAAAGAGGGCGGCGACTATCTGGCCAGCGGCTTGCTCAAGGCCTGA
- the efeO gene encoding iron uptake system protein EfeO, whose product MSTPLFRRKALHAALLAIPAFALSIDALAADVPQVKVTVNDKQCEPMQLTVPAGKTQFVVHNTSQKNVEWEILKGVMVVEERENIAPGFTQKMTATLEAGEYDMTCGLLSNPKGKLTVTAAANGATDGKPSALDLVGPIAEYKVYVTKEVDGLVKQTKLFTDAVKAGNVEQARKLYAPTRQHYERIEPIAELFSDLDGSIDAREDDYEKKSADPNFTGFHRLEKALFADNSTKDMDKYADRLYQDTVELQKRVGELTFPPSKVVGGAAGLIEEVAASKISGEEDRYSRTDLWDFQANVDGAQKIVNLLRPLLVKANKPLLDKIDANFKTVDTILAKYKTKEGYESYEKLSEADRNALKGPITTLAEDLSQLRGVLGLD is encoded by the coding sequence ATGTCTACTCCGTTATTTCGCCGCAAGGCGTTGCACGCAGCATTACTGGCTATCCCGGCGTTTGCGCTGAGCATCGATGCGCTGGCGGCGGACGTGCCGCAGGTCAAAGTCACGGTCAACGACAAGCAGTGCGAACCGATGCAGCTGACGGTGCCGGCCGGCAAGACGCAGTTTGTGGTGCATAACACCAGCCAGAAAAACGTCGAATGGGAAATCCTGAAAGGGGTGATGGTGGTGGAAGAGCGCGAGAACATCGCGCCGGGCTTCACCCAGAAAATGACCGCCACGCTGGAAGCGGGCGAATATGACATGACCTGCGGGCTGCTGAGCAATCCAAAAGGCAAACTGACCGTCACTGCGGCGGCCAACGGCGCCACCGACGGCAAGCCGAGCGCGCTGGATCTGGTTGGCCCGATCGCCGAATACAAAGTCTACGTCACCAAAGAAGTCGACGGGCTGGTGAAACAGACCAAGCTGTTCACCGACGCGGTGAAGGCCGGCAACGTGGAGCAAGCGCGCAAGCTGTATGCGCCGACCCGTCAGCACTATGAGCGCATCGAGCCGATCGCCGAGCTGTTCTCCGATCTGGACGGCAGCATCGACGCCCGTGAAGACGACTACGAGAAGAAATCGGCGGACCCTAACTTCACCGGTTTCCACCGTCTGGAGAAGGCGCTGTTTGCCGACAACTCGACCAAAGACATGGATAAATACGCCGATCGGCTGTATCAGGACACCGTTGAGCTGCAAAAACGCGTGGGTGAACTGACCTTCCCGCCGAGCAAGGTGGTGGGCGGCGCAGCCGGGCTGATCGAAGAAGTGGCGGCGAGCAAGATCAGCGGTGAAGAAGACCGCTATAGCCGCACCGACCTGTGGGATTTCCAGGCCAACGTCGACGGCGCGCAGAAGATCGTCAACCTGCTGCGTCCGCTGCTGGTCAAGGCCAACAAGCCGCTGCTGGACAAGATTGACGCCAACTTCAAAACCGTGGACACCATTTTGGCGAAGTACAAAACCAAAGAGGGCTATGAGTCCTACGAGAAGCTGAGCGAAGCCGATCGCAACGCGTTGAAAGGGCCGATCACCACGCTGGCGGAAGACCTTTCTCAACTGCGCGGCGTGTTGGGCCTGGACTGA
- the efeU gene encoding iron uptake transporter permease EfeU — MFVPFLIMFREGLEAALIVSLIASYLKRTQRSQWLGAVWVGVIVAAALCLALGIFINETTGEFPQKQQELFEGIVAVVAVVILTYMVFWMRKVSKSVKVHLEGAIDQALSAGKGQGWALVAMVFFAVAREGLESVFFLLAAFQQDVGAAAPIGAVLGLAAAIVLGMMIYWGGVKLHLAKFFKWTSLFILFVAAGLAAGAIRAFHEAGLWNHFQDIAFDFSSTLSTHSLFGTLLEGILGYQEAPTVSEVAVYFLYLIPALIFFFLPQRAEPAAAPAQRKINH; from the coding sequence ATGTTCGTTCCCTTTCTTATCATGTTCCGTGAAGGGCTGGAGGCCGCGCTGATCGTCAGCCTGATCGCCAGCTACCTGAAACGCACGCAGCGCAGCCAATGGCTGGGCGCGGTGTGGGTCGGCGTGATTGTCGCCGCGGCGCTGTGTCTGGCGCTCGGCATCTTCATCAATGAAACCACCGGCGAGTTCCCGCAGAAGCAGCAGGAGCTGTTCGAAGGCATCGTCGCGGTGGTGGCGGTGGTGATCCTCACCTATATGGTGTTCTGGATGCGCAAAGTGTCCAAGTCGGTCAAGGTGCATCTGGAAGGGGCGATCGATCAGGCGCTCAGCGCCGGCAAAGGGCAGGGTTGGGCGCTGGTGGCGATGGTGTTCTTCGCCGTGGCGCGCGAAGGGCTGGAGTCGGTGTTCTTCCTGCTGGCGGCTTTCCAGCAAGACGTGGGCGCCGCGGCGCCGATCGGCGCGGTGCTCGGCCTGGCGGCCGCCATCGTGCTGGGCATGATGATTTACTGGGGCGGGGTGAAGCTGCACCTGGCCAAATTCTTCAAATGGACCAGCCTGTTCATTCTGTTCGTCGCCGCCGGGCTGGCCGCGGGGGCGATCCGCGCCTTCCATGAGGCCGGTCTGTGGAACCACTTCCAGGACATCGCCTTCGATTTCAGCAGCACCCTGTCGACCCATTCGCTGTTCGGCACCCTGCTGGAAGGCATTCTCGGTTATCAGGAAGCGCCGACGGTCAGCGAAGTGGCGGTCTACTTCCTGTATCTGATCCCGGCGCTGATTTTCTTTTTCCTGCCGCAGCGCGCGGAGCCGGCAGCGGCTCCGGCGCAACGTAAAATCAATCATTAA
- the putP gene encoding sodium/proline symporter PutP — protein MTMSTPMLVTFLVYIFGMVLIGLLAYRATNNFDDYILGGRSLGSVVTALSAGASDMSGWLLMGLPGAIFLSGISESWIAIGLTIGAYLNWKLVAGRLRVHTEANNNALTLPDYFTSRFEDNSKLLRVISAIVILVFFTIYCASGIVAGARLFESTFGMSYETALWAGAAATILYTFIGGFLAVSWTDTVQASLMIFALILTPVIVIFAVGGIDTSMLVIQAQNPANLDMLKGLNFVAILSLLGWGLGYFGQPHILARFMAADSHRTIRSARRISMTWMILCLAGTIAVGFFGIAYFANNPDQAGNVSQNGERVFIELAMLLFNPWVAGVLLSAILAAVMSTLSCQLLVCSSAITEDLYKAFLRKGASQRELVWVGRVMVLVVALIAIALAANPENRVLGLVSYAWAGFGAAFGPVVLISVLWSRMTRNGALAGMLVGAVTVIVWKQYEWLGLYEIIPGFILGSLAIVVVSLMGRRPSATMTERFDQAEAEYKTV, from the coding sequence ATGACAATGAGCACACCTATGCTGGTGACCTTCCTGGTGTACATTTTCGGGATGGTGCTGATCGGCCTGCTTGCCTACCGGGCAACCAACAACTTTGATGACTATATTCTCGGCGGCCGCAGTTTGGGCAGCGTGGTGACCGCGCTGTCCGCCGGCGCTTCCGACATGAGCGGCTGGCTGCTGATGGGCCTGCCGGGCGCCATCTTCCTCTCCGGCATCTCCGAAAGCTGGATCGCCATCGGCCTGACCATCGGCGCTTACCTGAACTGGAAGCTGGTGGCAGGAAGGCTGCGCGTGCATACCGAAGCCAACAACAACGCCCTGACGCTGCCGGACTATTTCACCAGCCGCTTTGAAGACAACAGCAAGCTGCTGCGGGTGATCTCGGCCATCGTCATCCTGGTGTTCTTCACCATTTACTGCGCCTCCGGCATCGTGGCCGGCGCGCGCCTGTTCGAAAGCACCTTCGGCATGAGCTACGAAACCGCCCTGTGGGCCGGCGCCGCAGCGACCATCTTGTATACCTTTATCGGCGGTTTCCTGGCGGTGAGCTGGACCGACACCGTGCAGGCCAGCCTGATGATTTTCGCGCTGATCCTGACGCCGGTGATCGTGATCTTCGCCGTCGGCGGCATCGATACCTCGATGCTGGTGATCCAGGCGCAGAACCCGGCGAACCTCGACATGCTGAAGGGGCTGAACTTCGTCGCCATCCTGTCGCTGCTGGGTTGGGGCCTGGGCTACTTCGGCCAGCCGCACATCCTGGCGCGTTTCATGGCGGCGGATTCTCACCGCACCATCCGCAGCGCGCGCCGCATCAGCATGACCTGGATGATCCTGTGCCTCGCCGGCACCATCGCCGTCGGTTTCTTCGGCATCGCTTACTTCGCCAATAACCCGGATCAAGCCGGCAACGTGTCGCAGAACGGCGAACGCGTGTTCATCGAGCTGGCGATGCTGCTGTTCAACCCATGGGTGGCGGGCGTGCTGCTGTCGGCGATCCTGGCGGCGGTCATGAGTACGCTGAGCTGCCAGCTGCTGGTGTGCTCCAGCGCGATCACCGAAGACCTGTATAAGGCGTTCCTGCGCAAAGGCGCCAGCCAGCGTGAGCTGGTGTGGGTCGGCCGCGTGATGGTGCTGGTGGTGGCGTTGATCGCCATCGCGCTGGCGGCCAACCCGGAGAACCGCGTGCTGGGCCTGGTGAGCTACGCCTGGGCAGGTTTCGGCGCCGCCTTCGGCCCGGTCGTGCTGATCTCGGTGCTGTGGTCGCGCATGACCCGCAACGGCGCGCTGGCCGGCATGCTGGTCGGCGCGGTGACGGTTATCGTCTGGAAACAGTACGAATGGCTGGGCCTGTATGAAATCATCCCGGGCTTCATCCTGGGCAGCCTCGCCATCGTGGTGGTGAGCCTAATGGGCCGCCGGCCTTCCGCCACCATGACCGAGCGTTTCGATCAGGCGGAAGCCGAGTATAAAACGGTATAA